gctcgttgctattgataaaatgtgttaaatttatGAGTCGTAtcaaactacaaaagttaataacgggttcaaatgaagcagaacaagctgcagTAAAAACTAAACCTTTATGTCCCCGTATAAGGACGTGGGGTCTCAGGGGGTTAACCATTGtcacatatacaccgatcaggcgtaacattacgaccaccttcctaatattgtgcatcatcagagaatggacgtgggtcttctgagggggtcctgtggtgtctggtaacaggatgttgttagtgggggtctagGTCGGTGCTAcgtatctaagtaacatccacatgcatgaatatcaggtccaaaagtttcccagtagaacactgaactgtcacaagatgatttcTGTCTCCAATCGTTCACCGAATAGAATATCTTTACTGACATTGTAGGGGATGTACAACAAAATGAAGTCCATTCAGTGCTAAAGTTAAACATATTAAAAGggaataaaatctaaaatatatgcCGAGTCTGCAGTTATCGTACAATCCCTTcataaatattaattcattcTGATTTAGAAGCatttaatacattaataaacTATTTTTCAGTCTGTTAGTTCTGGTTTTCACCGACCTGCAGATAAAAGTTTGTGTCATGAGTCTTTTTCGTAATTTTTGGACGTTCCTGAGGCAACGGACCTACAGCTTTTGAGGGATGTTGTTCCTCCTGTGGAGTTCATTTAATCGTTACCAAGATAAGAACACATCTAGACGACAACACGTCTCCGGAAATCGTTCCACCGTTAACTCGTATCACATCTCGATTATTCTTCGTCTTCCAGAAATTGTGGACCAGCCGGGGCTGGACGTGTTCGGCCAGGTGTACAACCAGTGGAAGAACAAAGAGTGCGTTTGTCCCAGCTGCAGCCGGAGCATCGCCGCCTCGCGCTTCGCCCCCCACCTGGAGAAATGTCTGGGGATGGGACGCAACAGCAGCCGCATCGCAAACCGCAGGTGTGTTCACGTACGCCAGGAGGTGAATGGAAACACTGCGACACACGTTACTGGTGTTAAACACGAGCTGCATggaagtttagtttagttcaggGTCTTAGCCGTCCCACAGGGAAAGTATGGAAGTAGATTTTATACatttccaggtctggaaaaTTATGGAAAATTAAAACTAGTGCATGAAAAGTGAGACCAAGTCAGTAAACGAAAAAAcgtgcactgaatttatctttgGCTTGtttgtatgagctacattacTTAGCTGTAATCTTCtacatatatattcagaataatgaaaacaaacaattaattccataatttatttacatgatacacaaatatttactcaaatgccataaattagattatttttgaattttgtgTAGGAACCCTGATCTCACTACGAGCTGGAAGTTTAAGTCAATTTTATTGTCAATTccgacatgtgcaacacaataaagGCTTGAAATGCATGGGGCAGCAAGTAAACGACATTTATTCGACTGAAACTTcagattaaagtttaaaataaacacagatgctCAGAAGGAGCTTATCCCTGAGGACAGTGCTCAAAACTATTGTTGTGGTAATTAAAGAACAAACATAACGAGGTAAAAACACTAATGTTGAACACACTTAGAACATGTTATATATTGAACAGACTTGAATGGTTTACTGTATTATTGTGTGTTTGGAATTGTACACAAGACGGATTCATTCCAGGAACTATACTTATGGGCGTCATTAGCTAAATGTTAATCCATTATCCACTCCACTGTTTAAATTTGCGTCAGAAGGTAATAACTTCATGTAACTTTTaaagtacttagatgagactaatTTAACTTCCCGGAGGCTGTAGAAATATCAAAGTGATGATTCCTCCACATAATTAGCCGCCACGGGGCTTGTGTCAGATGCTAGTTTTGGTTGAATATCGTGTGAGATCAGATGGAAAAACAATTCTCGTCCAATCACATGACGGAGATGAATAGATCACATTAGAAATAACATAAGAAATAACTCTCTAGTCTCGTCTCGTTGACGTTTCCTCATAGTTTTTAACATCAgattttagctttagcttttttttagctttagcttttaACAGTGGCTGAAAATATCATAAATACTTAGATACATACTCAGATGGATACTTAGATAGATACTTTGATACTTGGGTATATACTTAGATAGATATTTAGATACTTGGATAGATACTTTGATACATAGATACATACTTAGATACTTAGATAGATACTTTGATACTTAGATAGATACTTAGTTAGATACTTTGATACTTAGATAGATACTTGGATAGATACTTGGATAGATACTTAGTTAGATACTTTGATACTTAGATAGATACTTGGATAGATACTTGGATAGATACTTTGATACTTGGATACATATTTTGATACTTAGATATATACTTATATAGATACTTTGATACTTAGATACTTTGATAGTTAGATACTTGGATAGATACATTGATACTTGGATACATACTTAGATACTTTGATACTTGGACAGATACTTTGATACTTAGATAGATACTTTAATATTTAGATACTTGGATACATATTTTGATACTTAGATAGATACTTGGACAGATACTTTGATAGTTAGATACATACTTTGATACTTGGATACATATTTTGATACTTAGATAGATACTTTGATACTTAGATACTTGGATATAACCAGTTGAAATATATTTCAGGTACACTAATGTAaacactgtgttgttgtgtagagggtggtggacattgttcatgatggaccGGAGTGTGTTTACTCTGTTACAGAATAGTCACCggcaacaacaccaacaacaagtCGGAGAGCGACCAAGAAGACAACGACGACGTCAACGACAATGACTGGTCGTATGGTGCTGAAAAGAAAGGTGACGTTCTGATTCTGTTGCTTCGGGTTTCACCATCATCAAGTCACCGTCAGCATTTAACTTTACTGTCTGTCTCTTACAGCCAAGAAAAGGAAATCTGACAAGGTACGATTATTTTCAGCTAATCTTATACTGGAAATAATGCTAATGAACATAATAATGAACAGAAAGTCTTCTTTTCTTCCACCTCAGAATCCAAACTCACCAAGAAGATCCAAATCATTCAAGCATAAGAGCAGTaagtggaaactttttttttttgtcctaggTTCAAATTGTCCACAAATCgtgaaaaaatattaaaataataacatcagCAGATACAA
This window of the Mugil cephalus isolate CIBA_MC_2020 chromosome 16, CIBA_Mcephalus_1.1, whole genome shotgun sequence genome carries:
- the atxn7l3b gene encoding ataxin-7-like protein 3, which produces MKMEEVSMSSLDNSKLEALAQDILSDLVEDACLGLCFEVHRAVKQGYFFLDDTDQESMRDFEIVDQPGLDVFGQVYNQWKNKECVCPSCSRSIAASRFAPHLEKCLGMGRNSSRIANRRIVTGNNTNNKSESDQEDNDDVNDNDWSYGAEKKAKKRKSDKNPNSPRRSKSFKHKSSMMGPRRRMENQESPRMLMKDEAFSQ